The DNA segment CATCACtggttgtacaccttcctttccaATGATAATGGAAAGttctagtcaggagctgacaaagTTTGCCGTATGCgctcgaacccatttttattctccgaATTTCCTTGTCATGGTCAGGTTCCCTGTTATTAATTgacataggtaaacgtactccctTACATAATCTAGAGGCTAACTGGCGATCCTCAAGTCTTgctcccttgcctggctattcatgATTAGTTTTGTCGTCTGCAAATTAATCTTCGACCCCACCCTTACACTCTCCATGTgaagatcctcaatcatttgttgtaactcgtctccagtgtttcTGAACGGAAAAATATCGTCTGCAACACGAGCGTTGCTgggatatttgccgtcgatccttactcctaagcctcccCAGTTTATTAGCATCAATACTGCTTCcaggcacgcagtgaatagcattggagagatgtgTCTTCTTGTATGACCCCTTTCTTTgtgggtatcttcctacttgtgcaCAATTGAGGCAgctgtagaatctctgtagatattttccaaaatatttacgtaagtggcctgtgctccttgattaagttatgcctctatgactgctggtatcgctACAGAACCAGattccttttcgtaatctatgaaagccatatggagaggcctattgtgctctgcggatttctcgattacctgatatATTACATGGACGTGATCtgttgtagagtatcccttcctgaaacctgcctgttaccttcgttgactaaagtccagtctTCCgtttattctattggaaattatgttgttgaatattttatttaatactggaagtaagctggACTAGCTATagttttttcaattatttaacgtctccctgtTTGTGGGTTAGTATAAGcttcgcattcttccagttttctgggacccttgcagtcgatggaCAATTCGTATCAAGAGTCGCCAGTTTTCGAAGCATTATGACTTCTCCATCTTTGATTCAATGGATTGTTATTCATCTTCTCATGCCACCCCCCTCGTTTCATGCCAtccaaggcccttctgacctcatcgttagttataggaggagtttctgtgtaaTGTTCATCACTGAatctaatggaggtatcgtgaCCCCTCTGGGTACCGCAGAGGTCAGTATAAAAATCATCcgttgcttttactatatcttggAGACAGCTGATGATATTACATTGCTTGtctttcagtgcacacatcttggtttgtcctatgccatgtTTTTGTCACAGATATAAGGCTGTGCCCACTTTATACGGCTTCTTCACTCTTTCTGACGCTATATTATGGAATATCGctcattttcgccttgttgatcaatttTCACAGTTCCCGCCAATTttgtcttatctcttgagttggacacttttattatttgtcgtttctttattaggtcatttgttacttgcGGCCGCTTACGTACTGGTTGCCTTGACTCATTAATTTCTGCtttaattgctgcttctgaagccagcctagttacggtttcatccAGTGCCTCTATGTCAGCTTCATGTGTCTGTTCTAAGGATGCACATTTGTTCGCAAGTGCGAACCTGTATTGGTTTACTTTCACCCCATACCGCGCCTAGTTTGGCCTGTTCCTGCTTGACCAATTTTACcctttttctcttcaaattgaggtgaatcctagccctcactcatctaggatcactgcactttaccctaccaaATACTTCTACATCCGACACtacgctgggatcggcagaaagtatgaattcattttcatttcttctttcatcattagggtttttccaggtCTACCTTTtcttccaacgcttcctgaagaaggtgttcattattcgcggCTTATTCCTTTCCACGAATTTTACCAATATCTCTCCAGTAGTGTTCCTATAATCACCGTCATGGCTGCCAATAGCtttttcaccagcctgcttttcccccacctttgcattgaaatcacccatgacTAAGTACACTAAATTTGCGCTTCTTGCAtccctaattcaacatcttcataaaattgtTCCGTTTCTTCTTCGTCGTGACTGAGGGtgggagcgtaggtttgtactacctttattctataccttctATTCAGCGTTATTACGACTAGTGCTGCCCTCTCAGTAATGCTCTTGAAtacgtcaatgttgcccgctatgtcctcatGGATTAGGAATCATACTCCGACCTGCTTCTTATCTCGTAGTCCTCTATGAAGACGTGGCGATTTGTCAGCACTGTCAGGGCCAGTTCTTccaacctcactaaggccaatgatatccgaAACACTGCCTCATACTTCGTCAAAGAGTCCTACTACGCCAGCTTCACTCGTGAGGTGTCCGGTCTTAAACGTTTCAAGGGTCAGtttccagagattcttagcaggtccggagattcttagcaccctctgcgtcGTTACAGTTCTGACCGCCACCTTCGCCAGATGCtgcacagctgctggggactaacGGCAATCTGGTAATTCAAGGAGTCATTTGGGGGAGGGAGAGGGgatggccgaatactgcaccaggaagaCCAGtccctgttctggtgagggagtgtcttgttgtaGTTTAGTGGGTCTGCCTAATTTTGTAGTGCCTGGATTAGTGTATCTCCACGTGCTCTCGgcgtttttgccggtgtcaggtgccactcgatgactgcagatgtAATGTAACGGGGGAGGTGAGTTCCAGTTTCCGAAATTTAGATAAAAAACcgcgaggattcgaacttctcACTCTGGCAACCGAGCATCCACGCTAGCTGATTCAGATAAGCTTGCGTGCTGTCAGGCCAACTTGTGTCGGAGAAATACAGCCCAGACAATACGATGCAGCCAAAAACATGCTTGAAGTGGCACGACATAGTATGTCTCAATGGATCTAACATCGGGGTTTCGGGGTctcccgtacgcatgcggcctTGAATGTGGCTAGACACGCGATACATTTTCGGCGAATTTGGAGAACACAACAGTTTGATCACTTTCATAATGGTGGTGTGCTATACAAATTATCATAGTGCAACCTCCGCACAAGCCAAAGAAGGGCGTGTCTTTGAAGTCCTGTAGTCTTAATAAAAAATAACACATCACAAACCTGGGTTGTTCGTTCCGCCAGCTCTCTTATATCGCACTGTTCTCTCACTGGCCCGCTCAGTTCCATCAAGAAAAATACGCGCTGCTCACCTGGTTTTACAGAAATGTCTGAGGGTTGTACTAAGGACGTGTGGAAAACATCGCTGATGAAATAATTTGGGCTGTATAGGTACGTAAAAAGAAGTTGACTCTCGGAAGATTCGCgtctctcttttctttattttgataaTGGAAGGTGGGCCCTCTATTGCACGCGCATGGTTGATGCGTACTTCATTATATTTCTAATCCTGCAGTTTTTACACTGCGAACAACATGTGCAGCACCTCCCATAACGCAAACTGAGAGCTTCCATGAGATCTGATCAATTAACATGAGTACACTTTATATCTTTCATAATTTCCAACACAGATAATTAGACTAATTTACAAGCTCCTAGAAAGCACCACCAAATGTTCTTTATCGTGTGCATAATAAAATGACAATAAGTACTTTTTCATAGCAAAATTATACACTCGGGACGCACTTTATAGATTGTTATAGTTATGTCAGCACACATTTTAGACGCAAGCCAAATGTTGTTATTCTCACGCGTTAAGCACAGTTGCCTTCAGCAAATGGGAAACTCATGGCTTTCGAATACATGTATGTTGAAAAGAGACGGAAAGAATTGTAACTAACATTTATGCAACGATTCGCTGTATTTAAACCTTTAATACCTACGTGCTTTCGTTTTTCAGAGTGATGAGTATTTCCTTCGTGCTCTGTGGGAGAAAACAAAAGGCGCTTTGAAGAACGCCACTGAGAATGTGAAGTCAGCCGTAAAAGGCGCCTACAAAGATGCCAAGGGCCACTTCAAGAAAGCCGCTCAGGAAACCAAGAAGAAGTTGGAAGAAAAGGTAGCCGAGATCATGTCCAAGTTGTTAAGCAGAGTTATGAGTGGCTATGCCTTGGAAGATTCTGAGAGTCGGGGGAACTTTATCAAGCTGTTTCTAGATGTCATCATGCGAGCAGCCCAGCGATTTATGAAGATGGGCAAGGCTTTGGAAAGCATTCAGAactgatgaaaataaataagcTCAGCAGCGAAACTCATAAAATGTTTtggtgttgtccttctttttaactccCAATTCCTGTGACACATGCCTGAAAACGAGATAACGCAGAAAACGTTGAAAGTTGAAAGGCAGGCTCGTTAACGAGGTTCCACATTGTTAGCTACCACACGATGAAAGAGGAGGAAGCGCAGAGAAATGGGAAGGGCGAAATCACGTTACAAGAAATGTTGCGAGCCCAGTCATAACAGTGTTCACCGCGCACTGAGTCCTGTCGTTTGTTTAAAGTGTAAGAAGCTCTTGCAGCCCACTGCGAATATGATAATGGCGTCCATTTTCCGAACGATCGGTCGTGCAGTGACAATAAAATTGCATGGCAATAATGACTTTCATCATCGGAAGAACGGTGGTAATAATTATtatcaatcaataaataactTTAATTTCAATAAACGAGACAAAAAAGCAGAAATGTAAATAAACTACAACGAAAAGCTGTGTGATAAAAATAGATGAAAAAAAGGAACACACTGGAACAACAGCTGCTACAGAATCAGTAACAGTACAATAACCGTGCTCAGTTCACAAACGGACCACAGATAAGCAAGGAGGGAAAAACTATGGAAAGACAGGACAGGAGTGCAGCTTGAAAGAAGTGCGACACAGAAAGGTACAAGATGCTAATAGAAACAAGGCAAAATGTCTTGAAACGTTTAATGATGAGAAAATAGCAGTCGTAAATGTTTTTCATTCTATCGAAAGGCGAGGATCTGCTCGAACAGGCAAAAATGTGGAAGGGTCTATGTTCCCTCGTAGTCCTATGTGGAACccgtagtacaacagaagttagTAAATGCGTGCATCTTATAATTCAATGAATGAATCTGTACGAAAAGAGGACGTTGTTAGGACCATATATGTATCCAAAGACGCAAGTGTAGGATAATTATTGAAACTTCAACTGTCCTTCATGCGCGAGGTCGGAAGACAGTGCTTGTACACACTCATAAACGGTTCTGCCGCCGCTCAATTATTAAGCTATTCGAATTGCTTGTCCATTCCACACCACTGAGGAGCATTCAAGTATTGGGAGACATGAGGATGTGTATAATTCAAGGAGGGGAAAGTGGGGTGCGGAAACGTCTTGTAAGTCTGCCGACTAAACCATTGAGCGCGCAGGTGTCGTTTTGCTAGGTGCTTGGAGTGGATAGATATGCTTAAAGTTATCTAAAAAGTGGACCACTATTTCTTCAACTATCTTGGCTTTGGCCAACACCTGACGACGAAGAAAACAAGGAAACATGATACATTGGTTGTGCACGAATGAGAAACACTTTTCGTTTTAGATGAATTTAGAGTGAGCCCTTTCAAATGGCACAATTTCGAGAGCGAGGATAGGTCGCACAGCAGAGCCCGGAACTACGCAGTACTGCGTATCTCCTTTAAAATTTTGACTCCCTCTATATCAAGAAGAAATAAATGTTTCCGGAATGGTAAGGAAACCTCATTTATCAAAATCAGGAACACAATTGAATAACCTTGGGCCCACCACTAGATGCTGCGATAACAAAAGAATATTGATCACTGACGCTCACGTAGCCGGACATATTGAGGAGACCCCTGCGTAGCAGAATTAGCAGTTTCAACACCATAGTCCGCCAACTTCTCGAGCAGGAGGAGTGGACAGATTACGTAAAAGATTTTTCTGAACTCGCACGACACAGCATCAGGCCTTTTACGTGAGCGGCACGGAAAGCTGCATCATAGTGCTGAAAAAGATGGTGGTACCTCCGCTGCCGGAAAGCAATTCCTTTGGATTTGGAGAGATCCTACTTTCTACGCTGCGCAACATTACATTGTGGATAGCCAATTCAAGACGTTGAAAATGGCAGAGAGAAGACAAATTAAGCGGCAGTCCTCGTCATCCATTTGAGCGCCGGATTTAAAGACAGAAAGAACGCATGTGGTTTTACAAGGACGCGAAAATGGTAACTTATTCAGACAGAAACAAAGACTCTTGTCAGCAGATGCACAATGGTACCTGTAATAAGCATTGTTATTGGTGGCCTAGATGCCATTTTGGCAGCAGGACAAAATTGGTCTAAGGCATGTGAGGCATTCCCTGATGAGATTTTTCTCAGAGAATGCTGAGGTGGAAATTTCGCAGTACTGCCAGGTGACGGTTTCTATACAGTCGAGAAACATATAGTGATAAAATCAGAGATTGCTTGCAGCAGTCGACAGAAAGAGTTCATCAGACGAATAACATCTGCACGTTTCTTGGAACGCATACGAAAACTATTAAAGAAGTCCGCTGGCCCATTAGAATCATCTTGTCCTGTGactgaataataataattcaaTGCCTCAATGATCACAATAACATCATTCATAGTGGTAAAATTGTTATTAAATTATTACTATATTtaccaatcaatcaatcttagGGACCTAAAAATCTGCAAGAGCCAcgtagccggacagaaccaaggtaatgtttgtcgTCGCTTTAGGATGCTTAGATTATTTTCCACATTTCGCCTGTATACATCATTTGCCTTCATTTATTATTCAACTACTCAGATGtcatatttagatgaaaagtgtcaacgagaaaaatTTAGATCAACAGAAAAAGCTTCAGATGCGACTTTATATAGCTGTATACGTCCTACacgaaagtgtttttccgagggtGAAAGAAGAccccgaatacacgcaaaattgctgcgcAATTGACCATTCGAGGCATATCCTCAGAAAGACTGCACTTATGTTTAATTAACATCTGCTCACTGATAAACTGCTCTATAAGCCAGGCGATGCTTTTTCACTCCAGACAGATAGCATCCACCGTATCTTCTCCGTTGGTGCTCAATAATGTTCATATTGATTTGTACGCTTTTGCTAAAACCTTAGGTGTGTTCTTCCCCGAACAGATGTTATGCGCTCAGCATCTCACAAGCCTAAACCTCTAATTATCAAGTTGTGGAAATTTTTAGGAAACGTCAAAATTTACAACGGATTCAACACAAACGTATTCAATACAACGCACTCTTCTACTCGCACTCATGTGCTTGAAATTCCGCCTGGAGCATCGACACCTAAAGATCCGAGATATAACTTATGGCATTGCAAAAGAATATGTTATGGGCCGTCACTAATTTATGGTATAAAGGCGAAACCTTCAATTTCTACGGAAAATGCAGATTAGTAATCAGACTTCACTCTCCCAGTAATATTTATTACAATCTTTTAAGGTTGAAATCCACAATGAGACAGGTTACCGACGATCTGAGGCAAAATTCATAATCTAATTGTCATCTCACTCCACGAGACACAGCAAACAGTGGCTTGTTGCTAGGCTGCGTAGAAATGACGTCTTCCAGATCTTGACCTACAGTGTACCAAGTACAGCCAATAAATTTAGCATAACCGAAGAACAATTCTGCGTCTTTTCAAACTTTTTTCTACGTCCCACCACACCATGTACTCATTACTCGTTATGAAAAATGACCTCAAGAAGCAGCAACAGTTATAGTAGTAGACGGTTTACAAATATTATTGTTCTGAAATGTCCGCTTGTATTTGGTGTCCAAGATTTCTACAGCTTCGAAGTAGCATATCCCCTTGAGCTCAATCTTGACCTATAGAAAACAAAGTAAAAGTCGTTGCATGAATATTTGCAGCTAAGTCAAACATTGTATCACGAAAACGAAACAGTGACGAATGTGATAATAAGCACTTGTGGTATATCTTTATGATTCGTGTCCGCAAGTATGTGTTCAGGAGAGTGTCATGTCAGAAATGGGAGAATAAATGAGCAATGCCTGTGTTCGCACTCGTCACACGCTACAGAGCATAATCTTTCCTGCAATATTCTTGCTTCGCTAAGTCAGAAACATTATTATGTTCCATTTATATAAAAACCTAATTATCGTCTTTTGCCAAACAAGAATTTTCCTGTTCTCACACAGCGGCTTTTGACGCGCTGCATTGAATTTAGGTAAGCTACAgaccatcgcgatcgtatgaagggaaaaggcgagagcgctggatacgggccgttccacctgttgggtaatcggattgcttgcattccccacaacacagcggctagcatgagaaagtgcggcaattttgttcttctgtaactGTGTTGCGTAGCCTTGATGGAGGACCGTGGTGGCCAAGCGAAatctcaagaatctgcagccaccacgtcgttggtaacagaaaaaacaacgttgcgaaccatcctgcttatgtgccatcgatatctccaccttttaacagacgtccgcctccgcttgactcaacaagtggaaagGAGATATTTGGCAGGTcggcttaaccaaacattttggttcatttatgaattcaaaaccctgttctagagcatcgttgtatcgcgagctcatttctacttacggtgttttgtatgtcctgcgccgatacaacaagcacgctgcgcaatgtgctgagcctgctcgactgcgtttttgaaatgtgagcaataaagttgctgtaggagcactggatgagtaattgcgaagtaacgcgagtgtgtaaagaaaaaaaaagaaaaaaaatgtcgcgtttatttgcATTTATTTGCGCGCGCtcgttgctcgaagcgtctgcgaaaagttcaaattaaggtgtTCAAATCAgctactgagcgatgctgtagctcctgcgagaaagaaagatgcagcgcgtaggcactgtaggaagcttactttcgttgtgatcgcacgctgtttgctgccttggaaaaggttttctgtttgctgccctggaaaatgctatgaaaggatttactctctgtaaataattgcgagacaaaacgtTATGGTGAAATACATAAAGATacaggagatacttaagtcttgtgttcaggacatattcagtGTGAACAAATTTGAAAAGCTTAGATTTCTTGCTGATATGCCTAGAAAAACCtaatgctctctgtacttgcgagttgcagcacgacGGAATAACACTGGAGACCTTAATTtgtattgtacacgtacttcgccctgctgagcttcctttccgaagcggggatgggcggaagaagctttccaggtccttgattttcaGGAAGCCTTGCCTTCgctgcggacagctctccttgcactactcagttcgcacCAAATCTCCGATGAGGGCGCTgttgacgggtttttccgcagcgccgcctgggcagagtctgaggtttataccgtggacacagaatggaggaataGGTCAGGAAAGCAGGCAACAAAGCAGAGGAAACTTGAAAATCTAAATAGAAAACCAAGACTCATcaaaagaaaagtgaaagaaacagaTAGTGAATTCGATTTGAAGAAAGGAACGAACAAATAGCACGGAGATTGGCATGAAggtgaagaaagaaattagaaatctGTAGAATAGCACAAAGGGAAGTGTCTTGCTATTTTAGTCTCTAGCTTGTTACCTAAGTGCGAAAACATACCACAGCATAAAACCGCAACAAGATAAGACATGTGTCTGCTTCATAAAATTGCGGAAACTACTCAGCACATCGTAATTCAATGCGGATGTAATCCCCCAGCGAGACCCTCAGTTGACCCTCAGACCTCCCAAAAGCACTTAGATTCAAGGTTCAGAAAAGCATCAACGAGTCAGCATTCAAGATGAGCAAAATAAACTTttagtattggtggaaaaaagcaaagaagagattgatacgaccggacccgttacaggcataggtagctgTTCAAGGTAAGAAGCACAATTTAGAGGTAAactaaatagaaaaataaaatacgGAGATATATACCAAATTGTAGGATGAAAAGCGTGTATCGCATACTCCATTAGCTCAAGTAGGCTAGCTGACTATTGGTCACGGTCACCTTTCATCAGAGATGCAAATATATacttataatcatcatcataatcgtcatgAAAACAATCATCGAAGGATTGTCATATTCCCGAATGTGCCACGAAGCTATCAAAGAAACGCGTACGGCTCCATCAGAAACATAGCTTCTCAGCTGAGCAAACTGACCCAGAAAGACATTAGTCTTGGTTTCAAATCGCGGATAAGGACGGATTCTTCTCAACTTCGACGCGTCCTTTCacagaaacccgtacgggtttttAGTGTACCCTCGTGCTACACTTGGGTTTACCACAATATTCCCTATCATACATCTCAGAAGACTACCTCCAATGGCACTCCATTCTACAGTTTCTGACGTGAGTTTACGGCTCTTCACGCTACGATGTAGTTTCCTACACATATTTCGATATACTCATTAATCGTAGCGCGCTCTTTTATTTTAACCCGCCCATTCCTCTCGATGCCAACTGAAACCTTCTACGCTAGCGATGTCATTATTGGTGCCGCCAACACAGCTGAAATTGACCACGACTTTCTTCTGCGGTCTAAAATCGGTCGCCGTACTTAGCCTGTTCATTTCACAGCTACCCTACTCTGGTTGTCCTTCCCAAGCTGCTTTTGCGTCGTGTCACGTTGTGCGAAAAAGGAATTCAACCTTATGTCGCACCTTATAGGGTTTGCACTAAGCAACTGAGTTAACGTAGGACAGATTTCCATTCAGTCAGAGGCCAGTGCCTGCTTCAACACTGGCATGTATGGTGCATCTCCCCAGACTGAATATGCATGCTCGAACACTGCTCTAGCACACATAGAAATGACGTCATGATTATTTGGCCAATGTTAGCGTCGTGCTGTTGTTGACGTCTTAGGCGCAAATTTTGACGCGAGGCTTCATTGATTTTAGGTTTGTGGAGCTGCCAGCCCTAGTTCTATTCTTACAGCTCCACGGATCCTCGTTAGAAAAAATCCTAAATACTCTACCTCTATATTTGTCGCTCTATCCCTATTATAAACCATAATCTAATAACCTTAAATAATAACCTTATGGATCAagtacctgacctattgtgttctactGTGCTTAACATTACGTTCACTCAGTCTTTCTCATCGCCTCAGATTCTTGATCCGGTGCCTGAGATAAATTCAACTAACTACCACttcatggatcccatcgttttcgactcaaccggtatcaaagccatagtacagaaattaaaacctaaagcatcatgGTGCGGTAGACGAAATTATTAatatattcttacaaaacacagcggaataATGTTCAATCATACCAGAACGTATTTACTCGCCATCTTACAACTGtggcaccttaccgtatgattagaaaattggcaaagtaatccccattcccaaaactggaccaacccatgatccacagaactatagacctatttcacttacatctgtaccatgtAACGtgatggagcatataatatacacgcATCTAAATAATTTTCTTAAaaataacaacttcttcacagttatgaagcatggattccgtaaaaacttctccTGTGACATTCAGCTTATCCTCTTCATTAATGGCCTACACGCCAATTTGGATTCTTCTTTTTTACACACTCTATATTTCTGgacttttctaaagcgtttgacagagtgaaccatgcattgcttcttcataaattaaaCATTCTAAACATAGTCACCTCGGTAATTGattggattcgcgcgtttctgacatcacgtgttcaatttgtaaccactaatgacgctaactcacctttagctATAGTTGACTCCGGTGTCCCGCAAGGATCcgtgctcggtcctttattatttctaatttatattgttacgtaggaagacttgcccactcacgttccctcgaacatttgtctatttgcggatgactgcggtTGTATCATAATATAACTAATTCCTCATATATTCTAGTAATTCAGGTGGCAAATAACATAAATGAGTGCTGTCGTAagtggcgcatggaattaaacattagaaagtgtaagactatgaggacTTCTCGTACTAACGTGATCTGGCACACCTCTAggctaaataacatcccactagaatgtgtaacgtcatatcgatacttCGGAGCTCGCATTGCCAGCAGCCTAACCTGGAAAACTCATATTGATCACATAACTTCTAAGGCCACTAGtacactgggatactttcgtcggaAATTTTCTGTATCCCCATCTAtgctaaaactcttattgtacaccACTTACATTCGTCCACAGCTAGAGGACGCATCATGAGtatgggaccctggtcatgaTGCCCTCATACAGCCTCTAGAAGCAATACAACCTCGCTCCggccgtttcattctcaccaactacccaAAGAACttcgagtgtcactaacatgaaagctcgcCTACACCTCCTGCTGTCATGAATCCGTCGAAAACTATCTAGCAAATGTGTTTTcaataaaatctactaccacaacacatATTTACGTTCTATCTTTGTTCAACCGCCACCGTAAATTTCATCTCGCattgaccaccgccaaaaggtaaacattccgcactgccACACCGTCGGCTTTTAATATTcgtttcttccccaaacgagcaaagattggaataacttacccgcattacttacaagcataactgacaccaataactttgTAAGCACACTTCTTAGTTTCATGATATAAATTAATGCTGCGCTGGCTTATTCTGTATAATAAGTGCTCTTATGCCATAATTTTAACTTATGACTTGTATTTTTATATggtatgttcttttctttcttccctttcttttctttgttacgccatgtatttttgccacgttTAAAAGTTTCTATTTACCAGTATTACTTTGTATACTATGTCTTTGCCATATTTTTGCCTTCCTTGCTTATTTTATGATTTGCCTCTGTACTTACCTTGCCCCTCCCCTCTACAATGAACAACCGTAcgttgagggtataataaatgaatgaataaataaaacctTGTCTAAGGTATGTGGATACGAATGTTTTATATAGCGCGCGTTTATTGTTTTTAGAGCTTTATTTTAGCTTGCGATGAAATTGATTTGGCAATTCGGTTTGTTAGCATGTTGCCTCTATGGCTAGATATCCAGCATATAAAGAGGTGCTAATCGGACATACACGCTATCCACACGACGCAGTGGAGCTCAGTAAGTACAGAGagttaaagcgaagctgtatatggctgggGTTCTTCGTATTTTTCACGTTTGTCCGGCAATAAAATAGCAAGAAAGACAGTAATAACGATAAGAACGAACCTTGGCGAGCGTGGCCCACTCCCGGATTTTGTTGAGTAACGGGCCAACGCACGGCGGAGGCGAATCAGGCTTCACGCACTACacctctaataataataataataataataataataataataataataataataataataataataataataataataataa comes from the Dermacentor variabilis isolate Ectoservices chromosome 2, ASM5094787v1, whole genome shotgun sequence genome and includes:
- the LOC142571049 gene encoding uncharacterized protein LOC142571049 → MRHLSAAICLVVLVAFTVDAHTISQEESDLDATFDRAAECAAHDAVHVGEILREVAQTLAADEEIKSESDEYFLRALWEKTKGALKNATENVKSAVKGAYKDAKGHFKKAAQETKKKLEEKVAEIMSKLLSRVMSGYALEDSESRGNFIKLFLDVIMRAAQRFMKMGKALESIQN